A single window of Halotalea alkalilenta DNA harbors:
- a CDS encoding biliverdin-producing heme oxygenase — protein sequence MSDVNQGVDMAPDRVEQSRAMVLKLATRELHEQIDARMMAAKLFDDRERYGRFLRLQHAFHWLTEALYRDAELNRWLPGLAERERFSAVDQDCRDLGVVVPTPAAAKLAPPMDASERARALGWLYVNEGSNLGAAFLYKYAASLGLDGEFGARHLAPHPEGRGLHWRQFAAQIDAAPIEPEHEQAVILGAREAFETVLKLGETLRDDA from the coding sequence ATGAGCGATGTAAATCAAGGCGTCGATATGGCGCCCGATCGCGTGGAGCAGAGCAGGGCGATGGTATTGAAGCTCGCCACCCGCGAGCTGCACGAACAGATCGACGCCAGGATGATGGCGGCCAAGTTGTTCGATGATCGCGAGCGCTACGGGCGCTTTCTGCGGCTCCAGCATGCCTTCCACTGGCTGACCGAAGCGCTCTATCGCGATGCCGAGCTCAATCGCTGGCTGCCCGGACTCGCCGAGCGCGAGCGCTTCAGCGCGGTCGACCAGGACTGTCGCGATCTCGGCGTCGTCGTGCCGACCCCCGCCGCCGCCAAGCTGGCACCGCCTATGGATGCCTCCGAGCGTGCTCGCGCGCTCGGATGGCTGTACGTCAACGAAGGTTCCAATCTCGGCGCTGCCTTTCTCTACAAATACGCAGCCAGCCTCGGTCTCGACGGCGAGTTCGGCGCTCGTCATCTGGCCCCCCATCCCGAAGGCCGCGGATTGCACTGGCGGCAGTTCGCCGCGCAGATCGACGCCGCACCGATCGAGCCCGAGCACGAGCAGGCTGTGATCCTCGGCGCCCGCGAGGCCTTCGAAACGGTGCTGAAGCTGGGAGAAACGCTGCGCGACGATGCCTGA
- a CDS encoding FecR family protein, whose amino-acid sequence MNDSDNDNDRDVEQAALLDRALEWLVATRDPDVDPARLAALQAWLAAAPEHRRAWRQAEEISALGDRAALLLAVQERSGGAAETVSIASAGRDRSRALALRRWRPALAIAACLPLVLAVLLLVWRDPGWTTRAFADHAVAAGPGREVTLVDGSRLFLDGDSAFDVDFSASDRRIELRRGRVWLDVVRDGRPFLVEANGVEVAVLGTRFAVERNAQSVDVSVEQGRVGVSAPGGERVVLEAGQRVEVDAERLGSVTGFEPAVGLAWRRGLMIFDRADIDTVVRELERTRPGRVLVFDRDRLEQRRFSATFARTEPSAVLQALPSALGVNVFTLPDGSVVLSERRGEGN is encoded by the coding sequence ATGAACGATAGCGATAACGACAACGATCGCGACGTCGAACAGGCGGCACTGCTCGACCGGGCACTCGAATGGCTGGTGGCGACCAGGGATCCCGACGTCGATCCCGCCCGGCTCGCAGCGCTCCAGGCATGGCTGGCCGCGGCACCGGAGCATCGGCGGGCCTGGCGGCAGGCCGAGGAGATCTCGGCGCTCGGTGATCGAGCGGCGCTGCTGCTGGCGGTCCAGGAGCGCAGCGGCGGTGCTGCCGAAACCGTCTCCATCGCTTCGGCTGGCAGAGACCGCAGTCGCGCCTTGGCGCTTCGCCGCTGGCGGCCAGCGCTTGCGATCGCCGCATGCTTGCCGCTGGTACTGGCGGTGCTGTTGCTGGTCTGGCGCGACCCGGGCTGGACGACCCGCGCGTTCGCCGATCACGCAGTGGCTGCGGGACCGGGACGCGAGGTGACGCTCGTCGATGGCTCGCGCCTGTTTCTCGACGGCGACAGCGCGTTCGATGTCGATTTCTCCGCCAGCGACCGGCGCATCGAGCTTCGGCGCGGACGCGTATGGCTCGACGTCGTCCGCGATGGTCGCCCTTTCCTGGTCGAGGCCAACGGTGTCGAAGTCGCTGTGCTGGGCACCCGCTTCGCCGTCGAGCGCAATGCGCAAAGCGTGGACGTTTCGGTCGAGCAGGGCAGGGTGGGGGTGAGCGCACCGGGCGGTGAGCGCGTCGTGCTCGAAGCCGGGCAGCGGGTCGAGGTCGATGCGGAGCGGCTGGGTAGCGTCACCGGCTTCGAGCCCGCTGTGGGGCTGGCCTGGCGACGTGGCCTGATGATCTTCGATCGTGCCGATATCGACACGGTCGTACGCGAACTCGAACGAACCAGACCGGGGCGAGTGCTGGTATTCGATCGGGATCGGCTCGAACAGCGGCGTTTTTCCGCCACCTTCGCACGCACCGAGCCCTCCGCCGTACTGCAGGCATTGCCCAGTGCGCTTGGGGTGAATGTATTCACTCTGCCGGATGGCAGCGTGGTATTGAGCGAGCGCCGGGGGGAAGGGAATTGA
- a CDS encoding RNA polymerase sigma factor, with amino-acid sequence MNPRADHSALLEVFARERKRLLGVLRRIVGSTAIAEEVAHDAFLRLWERQRQGCVPEGDCTGLLYRTARNLALDRLRGLRVRERYVQVLASEEDEEESPSSERLVAAREQLESLMSVLGREPARTRQIFLLNRVDQLSYAQIAERLGLSVSLVEKEMMRALKVCRRWRESQ; translated from the coding sequence ATGAACCCGAGAGCGGATCACTCAGCCCTGCTGGAGGTTTTCGCCCGCGAGCGCAAGCGCTTGCTCGGTGTGCTCAGGCGCATCGTCGGCAGCACTGCGATCGCCGAAGAGGTCGCTCACGATGCCTTCCTGCGTCTTTGGGAGCGCCAGCGGCAGGGGTGCGTGCCCGAGGGTGACTGCACCGGGTTGCTCTATCGTACCGCGCGTAACCTGGCCCTCGACCGCCTGCGCGGGCTGCGGGTGCGGGAGCGTTACGTCCAGGTCCTGGCGAGCGAAGAGGACGAGGAAGAGAGCCCCTCCAGTGAACGATTGGTGGCTGCGCGCGAGCAGTTGGAGTCGCTGATGTCGGTGCTGGGCCGCGAGCCTGCGCGTACCCGCCAGATATTCCTGCTCAATCGGGTCGATCAATTGAGCTACGCCCAGATCGCCGAGCGGTTGGGCCTCTCGGTGAGCCTGGTGGAGAAGGAAATGATGCGGGCGCTCAAGGTGTGCCGACGCTGGCGGGAGAGTCAGTGA
- a CDS encoding pyridoxal phosphate-dependent aminotransferase — translation MSSAYESYGLSSRVAEIPENQIARIADLARNDPEVIKLWIGEGDLPTPGFINQAAERALQDGETRYTYSQGLPQLREALARYHQRHWNVAVDPSRFCITVGGMNALMLSLQMILEPGDEVITPTPAWPNSLEAIRILGGVNVTVGYEFDAGGGMSLPLDRLFGAVTPRTRAIFINSPSNPTGWKMSREEMFQLRDFCRERRLWIIADEVYAHFVYDDAGVAPSFLEICTADDRLIVTNTFSKNWCMTGWRAGWAIVPEGLGGLLSNLGQYNTTSIPTFIQHACVTALDQGDDFIRYQVERCRASRQVLVEGLSRLPHVSVFAPQGTFYLFFRLDGVSGESFEIARHILEQAKVGIAPGSAFGNGGEGYMRICFAIDPALAQQALERLTPCLIALGTLSKSA, via the coding sequence ATGTCCAGCGCCTACGAAAGCTACGGCCTGTCCAGCCGCGTCGCCGAAATACCCGAGAACCAGATCGCCAGGATCGCGGACCTTGCCCGCAACGACCCCGAAGTGATCAAGCTGTGGATCGGCGAGGGCGACCTGCCAACGCCAGGCTTCATCAACCAGGCCGCCGAGCGCGCGCTACAGGATGGCGAAACACGCTATACCTACTCGCAAGGGCTACCGCAGCTGCGGGAAGCGCTTGCCCGCTACCACCAGCGCCATTGGAACGTAGCGGTCGACCCGTCGCGCTTTTGCATCACCGTCGGCGGGATGAACGCGTTGATGCTCAGCCTGCAGATGATCCTCGAGCCCGGCGACGAGGTGATCACCCCGACGCCCGCGTGGCCCAACTCGCTGGAAGCGATCCGCATCCTCGGCGGGGTCAATGTCACGGTGGGCTATGAGTTCGACGCCGGTGGCGGCATGAGCCTGCCGCTCGATAGGCTCTTCGGTGCGGTTACCCCGCGCACCCGGGCGATCTTCATCAACTCCCCTTCCAACCCGACCGGCTGGAAGATGTCGCGCGAGGAGATGTTCCAACTGCGCGACTTCTGCCGCGAGCGCAGGCTGTGGATCATCGCCGACGAGGTCTACGCCCACTTCGTCTACGATGACGCGGGGGTTGCGCCATCGTTTCTCGAAATTTGCACCGCCGACGACCGGCTGATCGTCACCAATACGTTTTCGAAGAACTGGTGCATGACCGGATGGCGCGCCGGCTGGGCGATCGTGCCCGAGGGCCTGGGAGGGCTCTTGTCGAACCTGGGGCAGTACAACACCACCAGCATCCCGACCTTCATCCAGCATGCCTGCGTCACCGCACTCGATCAGGGCGACGACTTCATTCGCTATCAGGTCGAGCGCTGTCGCGCCTCCCGCCAGGTGCTGGTCGAGGGTCTCTCCCGCTTGCCCCATGTCTCGGTGTTCGCGCCCCAGGGCACTTTCTATCTGTTCTTCCGTCTCGACGGCGTGAGCGGGGAAAGCTTCGAGATCGCGCGGCATATCCTCGAGCAAGCCAAGGTAGGCATTGCCCCCGGCAGCGCCTTCGGTAACGGCGGCGAAGGCTACATGCGGATCTGCTTCGCGATCGACCCGGCGCTGGCCCAACAGGCGCTGGAAAGATTGACCCCTTGTCTCATCGCACTGGGCACGCTGTCGAAAAGCGCTTGA
- a CDS encoding CsbD family protein, which translates to MTSSKTDKLKGTADKAAGKVKEAAGKASGNRELEAKGKTQQVKGEAKKGKGKLKEALDPHHR; encoded by the coding sequence ATGACCAGTTCCAAGACCGATAAGCTCAAGGGTACTGCGGATAAAGCGGCTGGCAAGGTCAAGGAAGCCGCCGGCAAAGCGAGCGGTAACCGCGAGCTGGAAGCCAAAGGCAAGACCCAGCAGGTGAAGGGTGAGGCGAAGAAAGGCAAGGGCAAGCTCAAAGAAGCGCTCGATCCTCACCATAGATAG
- a CDS encoding glutaredoxin family protein produces MSLLKRTARAMLAPCVRLYDRLRRPSPMQRTPERQAEVDLATQRLVLYHFETCPFCVRVRHKIAELGLDIEMRDTLLDPHHRQALAEGGGKTQVPCLLITDEQGNQEWLYESADINRYLVSRFG; encoded by the coding sequence ATGTCGCTGCTGAAACGCACGGCCCGCGCGATGCTCGCTCCCTGCGTGCGCCTCTATGATCGCTTGAGAAGGCCCAGCCCCATGCAACGCACCCCCGAACGCCAAGCCGAAGTGGATCTCGCCACCCAGCGGCTCGTGCTCTATCACTTCGAGACTTGCCCTTTCTGTGTCCGGGTCCGTCACAAGATCGCCGAACTCGGTCTCGACATCGAGATGCGCGACACCCTGCTGGATCCGCACCATCGCCAGGCGCTGGCCGAGGGGGGAGGCAAAACGCAGGTGCCATGCCTTTTGATCACCGATGAGCAAGGCAATCAGGAGTGGCTCTACGAGTCCGCCGATATCAATCGCTACCTGGTGTCGCGCTTCGGCTGA
- a CDS encoding MFS transporter yields MTAQSPPRHYKPLVLSIISATFLCYLCVGMSLVVLPLYVSQVLGQGAVMVGIVISLQFLATLCARPLAGRIADRVGAKQSVVAGLVGCALSGMLVWLSMLLVGHAASIVLLLIGRVVLGFSQGLIGTGTLSWTIGIAGSRRMGKVISWNGIAAYGSMAVGAPLGMSLVGLFGYWSLGVATTLATGLGALFVCRLKAAPLVPGKRLSFLSVFARIAPYGLALGLSNIGFGVIATFITLYYASQGWEHAAWGLTAFSLAFVAARLLLAGVIERFGGYRVAVACCATEGLGMVLLWLAPSAGWALGGALLAGFGVSLIYPALGVVAVKNVPESNRSAALGAYSLCLDLSIGLTGPLAGAVAGGFGYAIIYGLAALAAYLAVALVLVLFRRSLARAAEVEQRAGRADG; encoded by the coding sequence ATGACTGCCCAATCTCCACCTCGCCACTACAAGCCGCTGGTGCTCTCGATCATCAGTGCGACCTTCCTCTGCTACTTGTGCGTCGGCATGTCGCTCGTGGTGCTGCCGCTCTATGTCAGCCAGGTGCTTGGCCAGGGCGCAGTGATGGTCGGCATCGTGATCAGCCTGCAGTTCCTCGCCACGCTCTGTGCCCGCCCTTTGGCCGGGCGTATCGCTGATCGGGTCGGTGCCAAGCAGAGCGTTGTGGCCGGACTCGTCGGCTGTGCGCTGAGCGGTATGCTGGTGTGGCTTTCGATGCTGCTGGTGGGCCATGCCGCCAGCATCGTGCTGCTGCTGATCGGTCGTGTGGTACTGGGCTTCTCGCAGGGGCTGATCGGTACCGGTACGCTGAGCTGGACCATCGGTATCGCTGGATCACGGCGAATGGGCAAAGTGATCTCATGGAACGGCATCGCCGCCTATGGATCGATGGCGGTCGGTGCGCCGCTCGGCATGTCGCTGGTCGGACTGTTCGGCTACTGGAGCCTGGGTGTGGCGACCACGCTCGCGACTGGGCTCGGCGCACTGTTCGTCTGCCGGCTCAAGGCCGCGCCGCTGGTGCCGGGCAAGCGGCTCTCCTTCCTCAGCGTGTTCGCCCGCATCGCGCCCTACGGCCTGGCGCTGGGGTTGAGCAACATCGGCTTCGGTGTGATCGCCACCTTCATCACGCTCTACTACGCAAGCCAGGGATGGGAACACGCTGCCTGGGGGCTGACTGCCTTTAGCCTGGCCTTCGTCGCCGCCCGGCTGCTGCTGGCGGGGGTGATCGAGCGCTTCGGCGGCTATCGGGTGGCGGTGGCCTGCTGCGCCACCGAGGGTCTGGGCATGGTGCTTCTCTGGCTCGCGCCTTCCGCCGGCTGGGCGCTGGGCGGTGCGTTGCTCGCGGGCTTCGGTGTCTCGCTGATCTATCCCGCGCTCGGCGTGGTCGCGGTCAAGAACGTGCCGGAGAGCAACCGCTCCGCGGCGCTCGGCGCCTACTCGCTATGCCTCGATCTCTCTATTGGCCTGACCGGGCCGCTGGCCGGGGCGGTGGCGGGAGGGTTCGGCTATGCGATCATCTATGGGCTCGCAGCGCTTGCCGCCTATCTCGCCGTAGCGCTGGTGCTGGTGCTGTTCCGGCGCAGCCTGGCACGAGCGGCCGAGGTCGAACAGCGGGCCGGGCGAGCCGACGGTTAG
- a CDS encoding D-2-hydroxyacid dehydrogenase family protein has protein sequence MNIVIPDDYARLVETLDVFSLLEGHQVTLYHDAVDDRDVLAERFAEADALVLIRERTRIDDALLARLPRLKLISQTGKVAAHLDLEACTRHGVAVVEGRGSPIAPAELAWALLINARRRLVDAVVAMRLGQWQVDMGERLAGSRLGIWGYGKIGARLARYARAFEMVVWIWGSEASRARAEADGLEVAPSREALFAESDVVSLNLRLVEATRHLVTFEDLKRMKPSALLLNISRAELIEPGALLAALDAGRPGSAALDVFEREPILDPDHPWLCHPRVLCTPHLGYVERQSYELYFGDAFTHLNDFFAGRAVVLADPRVVVAR, from the coding sequence ATGAACATCGTGATTCCTGACGATTACGCCAGACTGGTCGAGACGCTCGACGTCTTTTCGCTCCTCGAGGGGCACCAGGTTACGCTCTACCATGACGCGGTCGATGATCGGGACGTACTCGCCGAACGCTTCGCCGAGGCCGATGCCCTGGTGCTGATCCGCGAGCGCACCCGGATCGATGACGCACTGCTGGCTCGACTGCCTCGGCTCAAGTTGATCAGCCAGACCGGCAAGGTCGCAGCGCACCTCGACCTCGAGGCCTGTACGCGTCACGGGGTGGCGGTGGTCGAGGGGCGGGGTTCGCCGATCGCGCCGGCGGAGCTCGCTTGGGCGCTGCTGATCAATGCGCGGCGTCGGTTGGTCGATGCGGTCGTGGCGATGCGCCTGGGGCAGTGGCAGGTCGACATGGGCGAGCGGCTGGCCGGTAGCCGGCTCGGGATATGGGGCTACGGCAAGATCGGTGCCCGGCTTGCGCGTTACGCCCGCGCCTTCGAAATGGTTGTCTGGATATGGGGCAGCGAGGCATCGCGCGCGCGCGCCGAGGCCGATGGTCTCGAGGTAGCGCCCTCGCGCGAGGCGCTGTTCGCCGAATCGGACGTGGTCAGCCTCAACCTGCGCCTGGTAGAGGCGACCCGCCATCTGGTCACTTTCGAGGACCTCAAACGAATGAAGCCGAGCGCGCTGCTGCTCAACATCAGCCGCGCCGAGCTGATCGAGCCCGGGGCGCTGCTCGCCGCGCTCGACGCCGGTCGCCCCGGCAGCGCGGCGCTCGATGTGTTCGAACGGGAGCCGATTCTCGATCCCGACCATCCTTGGCTGTGCCACCCGCGGGTACTCTGCACGCCGCACCTTGGCTACGTCGAACGCCAGAGTTACGAGCTCTACTTCGGCGACGCCTTCACCCACCTCAACGACTTCTTCGCTGGACGCGCGGTGGTGCTCGCAGACCCCCGGGTGGTCGTCGCGCGCTGA